From Staphylothermus hellenicus DSM 12710, a single genomic window includes:
- a CDS encoding 50S ribosomal protein L1 has product MPLPSKEELKDAIVKAVQYSPKRNFKQSVELIIVLKGVDPRSPEGRIRETIFLPRGLGKDKIICVVADGEMAEKARSGGARRIITRDELLALTKKDAKKVAQECDWVLVRTDLMANAGRILGPALGPRGKIPVPVPPAADIVSVINRYKSAILLRNKDQPQLMTRIGTEDMNPEDLVINAQTILSRIETKLPNGANNIEKIIVKTTMGPPVEVMG; this is encoded by the coding sequence GTGCCTCTCCCAAGCAAGGAAGAATTAAAGGATGCTATAGTTAAAGCAGTACAGTATAGTCCGAAGAGAAACTTTAAACAAAGCGTAGAGCTAATTATTGTTTTAAAAGGTGTTGATCCCCGAAGTCCGGAGGGGAGAATTAGAGAGACAATATTTCTGCCGAGAGGGCTTGGAAAAGATAAAATAATATGTGTTGTTGCCGATGGCGAAATGGCTGAAAAAGCTAGATCAGGCGGTGCACGTAGAATTATAACTAGAGATGAATTGCTCGCGTTAACCAAGAAAGATGCTAAGAAAGTAGCTCAAGAATGTGATTGGGTTCTTGTGAGGACGGATCTAATGGCTAATGCTGGTAGAATACTGGGGCCAGCTCTTGGTCCTCGAGGAAAAATACCTGTTCCAGTCCCTCCCGCTGCAGATATAGTGTCGGTAATAAATAGGTATAAGTCCGCGATTTTGCTGAGAAACAAGGATCAACCACAATTAATGACTAGGATAGGAACAGAAGATATGAATCCCGAAGATTTAGTTATAAATGCACAAACAATTTTATCACGGATAGAGACGAAACTACCTAATGGAGCAAATAATATTGAAAAAATAATTGTTAAAACCACAATGGGCCCACCAGTAGAGGTTATGGGGTGA
- a CDS encoding 50S ribosomal protein L11, with translation MGKKVIKVMVEGGKANPGPPLGPTLSPLRVNVMEVVKTINEATKDFEGLTVPVEIIVDTSTRKFEVKVGIPTTTALLLKEVGVKQPPGDPAHQKIGDLPIDKIIKIAILKKEQLTAKTLKAAVKTILGTARSIGITVDGKDPKTVQKEIDEGLYDAVIAKYEPEWEKEEEQETGEV, from the coding sequence ATGGGTAAGAAAGTAATAAAAGTAATGGTTGAAGGTGGAAAAGCTAATCCAGGCCCACCCCTAGGCCCTACACTTTCACCGTTGAGAGTAAATGTTATGGAAGTAGTTAAGACAATCAATGAAGCAACTAAGGATTTTGAAGGGTTAACTGTTCCAGTCGAGATCATAGTGGATACGTCCACTAGAAAATTCGAGGTAAAAGTTGGTATTCCAACAACGACAGCCTTACTCCTTAAAGAGGTAGGTGTGAAACAGCCACCCGGCGATCCCGCTCATCAGAAAATAGGGGATCTGCCGATTGATAAAATCATAAAAATAGCAATATTAAAGAAAGAACAATTAACCGCTAAAACACTGAAGGCGGCGGTGAAGACTATTTTAGGAACTGCTAGAAGTATAGGAATAACAGTTGATGGAAAAGACCCTAAGACTGTCCAGAAAGAAATAGATGAAGGATTATATGATGCTGTAATAGCTAAATATGAACCTGAATGGGAGAAAGAAGAGGAACAGGAGACTGGCGAGGTGTGA
- a CDS encoding transcription elongation factor Spt5, giving the protein MSIRRKTSFYALRTTMGREIDVALVIESRIKDLKKQNRDPGVKAIFVPPGVRGYVFLETSRLASIYRLISEVKYVKSGQPIKVSLEEVERLVKPKPVIEMIKEGDIVEIVRGPFRGMKAQVISIDRNKNMVVLSILEAAFNVPITVPGDYVKPTRKSGV; this is encoded by the coding sequence TTGAGTATTAGAAGAAAAACAAGCTTTTACGCGTTAAGAACAACTATGGGACGAGAAATAGACGTAGCTTTAGTTATAGAGTCTAGAATAAAGGATCTAAAAAAGCAAAATAGAGACCCAGGAGTAAAAGCAATATTCGTTCCTCCAGGTGTTAGAGGATATGTTTTTCTCGAGACATCAAGATTAGCATCAATCTATAGGTTGATAAGCGAGGTAAAATATGTTAAGTCGGGTCAACCAATCAAAGTTTCTCTTGAAGAGGTAGAAAGACTAGTTAAGCCTAAACCTGTTATTGAAATGATTAAAGAGGGAGACATAGTAGAAATTGTGAGAGGACCATTTAGAGGTATGAAGGCACAAGTTATTAGTATAGATAGGAATAAAAACATGGTTGTCCTGAGTATATTAGAGGCTGCTTTCAATGTCCCTATAACTGTTCCAGGTGATTATGTAAAACCCACTAGGAAAAGCGGTGTCTAG
- a CDS encoding SecE/sec61-gamma family protein translocase subunit: MGFRELIDSWRRIIRLATKPNKTEYMTSLKISLLGLTLVGSIAFIVRFIFISFIFPQQLYGG, translated from the coding sequence ATGGGTTTTAGAGAATTAATAGATTCGTGGCGAAGAATAATACGGTTGGCGACTAAGCCTAATAAAACAGAGTATATGACTAGTTTAAAGATAAGCCTGTTAGGATTAACTCTTGTGGGTTCAATAGCTTTCATAGTTAGATTCATATTTATATCATTTATATTTCCACAGCAATTATATGGAGGCTAA
- the ftsY gene encoding signal recognition particle-docking protein FtsY: protein MFRRIKKAFSKFIDKASSLLFSREQLLDLIDEFKFELVSNDVAYDVAEEIAAKLVEAVENKIVKDKETLMDFLKKTIKSYFDSVEPINIFYEASKTKPYIIVFLGVNGVGKTTTIAKTAVLFKEKGFKPLMVAADTFRAGAQEQLRVHGERTGIPVFMGKYGADPASIAFDAIRHAETRGYDVVLIDTAGRMHTDSNLVDELRKIIRVAKPHRKILVVDALTGNDAIEQAVFFDKAVGVDAVIVTKVDAYEQGGVPLSIVYSIRKPIIMIGVGQGYKDLKPFNIDEFLDKILPIK, encoded by the coding sequence TTGTTTCGCAGAATTAAGAAAGCATTTTCGAAATTCATAGATAAAGCGTCATCTCTACTGTTTTCTAGAGAACAATTATTGGATTTAATAGATGAGTTTAAATTCGAGTTAGTATCAAATGATGTAGCATATGATGTAGCAGAGGAAATTGCAGCTAAACTTGTTGAAGCGGTTGAGAATAAAATAGTCAAGGATAAGGAAACTTTGATGGATTTTCTAAAGAAAACTATTAAGTCATATTTCGACTCTGTTGAGCCAATTAATATTTTCTATGAAGCATCCAAGACTAAACCCTACATTATAGTTTTTCTAGGAGTTAATGGTGTTGGTAAAACAACGACAATAGCTAAAACAGCTGTATTGTTTAAAGAAAAAGGATTTAAACCATTAATGGTTGCAGCTGATACTTTTCGAGCAGGAGCACAAGAACAACTAAGAGTTCATGGAGAGAGAACCGGTATACCGGTATTCATGGGTAAATACGGAGCTGATCCAGCTTCTATAGCGTTCGACGCTATTAGACATGCAGAAACCCGTGGTTATGATGTGGTCTTAATCGATACTGCCGGTAGAATGCATACAGATTCTAACTTAGTTGATGAGCTCAGAAAAATTATCAGGGTTGCAAAGCCTCATAGAAAAATTCTTGTAGTTGATGCTCTCACAGGTAATGATGCTATTGAGCAAGCAGTATTCTTTGACAAAGCAGTGGGTGTTGATGCTGTAATAGTGACAAAAGTTGATGCATATGAGCAAGGAGGTGTTCCTCTAAGCATAGTATATAGTATTAGGAAACCTATAATCATGATTGGAGTTGGCCAGGGATATAAAGATTTAAAACCCTTTAATATCGATGAATTCCTAGATAAAATATTGCCTATTAAATAG
- the pfdA gene encoding prefoldin subunit alpha, whose product MSKEIREKRTTVTLTELIARANELREHMNVLQTQIETYTSQLSELQLVKNTLEELPTSTFDGLVVLDRLNTAFIPVRISDNWDKNIIVNIGRNYYVRTNKDKASKIVSDRISVIRRILNDLRRQYQAVLMEYNTIQQILAKIYAQAQQSQQASQRKGAS is encoded by the coding sequence ATGAGCAAGGAAATACGCGAAAAAAGAACCACTGTAACACTTACAGAATTGATAGCCAGAGCAAACGAGCTCCGAGAACATATGAACGTATTGCAGACACAAATAGAAACATATACTTCCCAGTTATCAGAGTTACAATTGGTTAAGAATACGCTTGAAGAACTACCTACTAGTACATTTGATGGCTTAGTGGTCCTTGACCGATTGAATACAGCATTTATACCGGTAAGAATCAGTGATAACTGGGATAAGAATATAATTGTAAATATTGGGCGTAACTATTATGTGAGGACAAATAAGGATAAAGCCTCAAAAATAGTTAGTGACAGGATATCTGTTATTAGAAGAATACTCAATGATCTTAGGAGGCAGTATCAAGCTGTACTAATGGAGTATAATACTATACAACAAATTCTTGCAAAAATATATGCTCAAGCACAGCAATCACAGCAAGCATCACAACGAAAAGGTGCTAGCTGA